From a region of the Actinomadura luzonensis genome:
- a CDS encoding response regulator — translation MERDLVPVLVPVLVVDDLPSYRRAVAGVIAVTDGFELAGEAASGEEALSFLREHPVGVVLMDVNMPGMGGLEAARLIRCRHPEVLVVLLSVAAADDLPAGALAGGAHYRHKDRFGPDELEALWHDGGSGGS, via the coding sequence GTGGAGCGAGACCTCGTGCCCGTCCTCGTGCCCGTCCTCGTGGTGGACGACCTGCCGTCGTACCGCAGGGCGGTGGCCGGCGTGATAGCGGTGACGGACGGCTTCGAGCTGGCCGGCGAGGCGGCCAGCGGCGAGGAGGCCCTGAGCTTCCTGCGCGAGCACCCGGTCGGGGTGGTGCTGATGGACGTGAACATGCCGGGCATGGGCGGCCTGGAGGCGGCGCGGCTGATCAGGTGCCGGCACCCGGAGGTGCTGGTGGTCCTGCTGTCGGTCGCCGCCGCCGACGACCTGCCGGCCGGCGCGCTCGCCGGCGGCGCCCACTACCGGCACAAGGACCGCTTCGGCCCCGACGAACTGGAGGCGCTGTGGCACGACGGGGGGTCCGGCGGCTCCTAG
- a CDS encoding response regulator transcription factor gives MTSLRIVIAEDNLLVRAGIEALLGTEDDVEVVGACSGHDALLACVEQEKPDVVVTDIRMPPTMTDEGIRAATALRATHPGVAVLVLSQFLDPAYLLTLIAQGSSRRGYLLKERLAAPGELVSAVRTVAAGGSFIDPVVVDSLVTAKIRDEARDEGPGRARDEAGALRLLTPRERETLAEVAAGRSNLAIAAAFRVSERAVEKYINSIFSKLGLPAGRDTNRRVKAVLMFLDSGARPG, from the coding sequence GTGACTTCGCTGCGGATAGTGATAGCCGAGGACAACCTCCTGGTCCGAGCGGGCATCGAGGCGCTGCTCGGCACCGAGGACGACGTCGAGGTCGTCGGCGCCTGCTCCGGCCACGACGCCCTGCTCGCCTGCGTCGAGCAGGAGAAGCCCGACGTGGTGGTCACCGACATCCGCATGCCGCCGACCATGACCGACGAGGGCATCAGGGCCGCCACCGCCCTGCGCGCCACCCACCCCGGCGTCGCCGTCCTCGTCCTGTCGCAGTTCCTCGACCCCGCCTACCTGCTGACCCTCATCGCGCAGGGCAGCAGCCGCCGCGGCTACCTGCTGAAGGAACGCCTCGCCGCGCCCGGCGAGCTGGTCTCGGCGGTCCGCACGGTCGCCGCCGGCGGCTCGTTCATCGACCCCGTGGTCGTCGACTCCCTGGTGACGGCGAAGATCCGCGACGAGGCCCGCGATGAGGGCCCCGGCCGGGCCCGCGACGAGGCGGGCGCGCTGCGCCTGCTGACGCCCCGCGAGCGCGAGACCCTGGCCGAGGTGGCCGCCGGCCGGTCGAACCTGGCCATCGCGGCCGCCTTCCGCGTCTCCGAACGCGCGGTGGAGAAGTACATCAACTCGATCTTCTCCAAGCTGGGCCTGCCCGCCGGCCGGGACACCAACCGGCGGGTGAAGGCCGTCCTGATGTTCCTCGACTCCGGCGCGCGGCCCGGTTAG
- a CDS encoding FBP domain-containing protein — protein MNPVTERDLRASFVNCSKGEARRLGLPRDLAAAPWPDLDFLGWRDPGAPERAYLVAERGGGLVGIALRLAQDVRRSAAKSTLCSVCLTPHTGTGVALFAAPRVGAAGRQGNTVGLYMCADLGCSLYARGRRQTEAGSRFETLTAEERVARAVANLDGFLTRVLDGALADA, from the coding sequence ATGAACCCCGTCACCGAGCGCGACCTGCGCGCGTCGTTCGTCAACTGCTCCAAAGGGGAGGCCCGCCGGCTCGGCCTCCCGCGCGACCTGGCCGCCGCCCCCTGGCCCGACCTCGACTTCCTCGGCTGGCGCGACCCGGGCGCGCCCGAGCGCGCCTACCTGGTGGCCGAGCGCGGCGGCGGGCTCGTCGGCATCGCGCTGCGCCTGGCCCAGGACGTCCGGAGGAGCGCCGCCAAGAGCACCCTGTGCTCGGTGTGCCTGACCCCGCACACCGGCACCGGCGTCGCGCTGTTCGCCGCGCCCCGCGTCGGCGCGGCCGGCCGCCAGGGCAACACGGTCGGCCTCTACATGTGCGCCGACCTCGGCTGCTCGCTCTACGCGCGAGGCAGGAGGCAGACCGAGGCGGGCAGCCGGTTCGAGACGCTGACGGCGGAGGAACGCGTCGCGCGGGCCGTGGCCAACCTGGACGGCTTCCTCACCCGGGTGCTCGACGGCGCGCTCGCGGACGCCTGA
- a CDS encoding SMP-30/gluconolactonase/LRE family protein has translation MSIAAYTVTDPVAEHGEGPVWAARWGGLRWVDMLAGDVLALDDAGAVRRRHVGPVAAALRPRKAGGYVVAAERELLLADTDDLDAPLRSLGQAWADPSVRMNDGGCDPDGRFYIGSMAYDAAPGRGSFYVTEPGGTLRVVLPEVTISNGFDFSPDGSLAYYADTETGRVDVFDYDPDKGLSGRRPFVSVEPGPGRPDGLTVDAEGGVWVALWQGWAVHRYDPAGRLDAVVTLPVRKVTAVTFGGDDLGRLFITTSALDVDRDEQPEAGAVFAADPGVRGRPVLPAAL, from the coding sequence ATGAGCATCGCCGCGTACACCGTGACCGATCCCGTCGCAGAGCACGGCGAGGGGCCCGTGTGGGCCGCGCGCTGGGGCGGGCTGCGCTGGGTGGACATGCTGGCCGGCGACGTGCTCGCGCTCGACGACGCCGGGGCGGTGCGGCGCCGGCACGTGGGGCCGGTCGCCGCCGCCCTGCGGCCCCGCAAGGCCGGCGGGTACGTCGTCGCCGCCGAGCGCGAGCTGCTGCTGGCCGACACCGACGACCTCGACGCCCCGCTGCGCAGCCTCGGCCAGGCGTGGGCCGACCCGTCCGTGCGGATGAACGACGGCGGCTGCGACCCGGACGGCCGCTTCTACATCGGCAGCATGGCCTACGACGCGGCCCCGGGGCGCGGCTCGTTCTACGTGACCGAGCCCGGCGGGACGCTGCGCGTGGTGCTGCCGGAGGTGACGATCTCCAACGGGTTCGACTTCAGCCCCGACGGCTCGCTCGCCTACTACGCCGACACCGAGACGGGCCGCGTGGACGTCTTCGACTACGACCCGGACAAGGGGCTGTCGGGGCGGCGGCCGTTCGTGAGCGTCGAGCCGGGCCCCGGCCGGCCGGACGGGCTGACGGTCGACGCCGAAGGCGGGGTGTGGGTGGCGCTGTGGCAGGGGTGGGCCGTGCACCGTTACGACCCCGCCGGCCGCCTCGACGCCGTCGTCACCCTGCCGGTGCGCAAGGTCACCGCCGTCACCTTCGGCGGCGACGACCTCGGCCGGCTGTTCATCACCACCTCGGCGCTCGACGTGGACCGGGACGAGCAGCCGGAAGCGGGGGCCGTCTTCGCGGCGGACCCCGGCGTGCGGGGCCGGCCGGTGCTGCCCGCCGCCCTGTGA
- a CDS encoding pentapeptide repeat-containing protein, which produces MPRSDDPRDLGLLADCGSCFGLCCVALPFAASADFAADKPAGEPCRNLREDFRCSIHAQLRGRGYPGCTVFDCFGAGQKVSQVTFGGRSWREAPGTAGRMYAVFPVMRQLHELLWYLAEALSLEPARPVHAELRRALDETDRLTRQDADVLAGYDVAPHRAAVNELLLRTSELVRSGHRGQDRRGADLIGARLRGADLRGANLRGAYLIGADLRGADLRAADLIGADLRGVNLAGADLTGAIFLTQAQLNAAQGDAATRVPPALARPAHWPAGRPEPRATTGRHRRRPPRPRRR; this is translated from the coding sequence TTGCCCCGTTCCGACGACCCCCGCGACCTCGGCCTGCTGGCCGACTGCGGCAGCTGCTTCGGGCTGTGCTGCGTGGCGCTGCCGTTCGCGGCCTCGGCCGACTTCGCCGCCGACAAGCCCGCCGGCGAGCCCTGCCGCAACCTGCGCGAGGACTTCCGCTGCTCCATCCACGCGCAGCTCCGCGGGCGCGGCTACCCCGGCTGCACCGTCTTCGACTGCTTCGGCGCCGGGCAGAAGGTCTCGCAGGTCACCTTCGGCGGGCGGAGCTGGCGGGAGGCGCCGGGGACGGCCGGCCGCATGTACGCCGTCTTCCCGGTCATGCGGCAGCTCCACGAGCTGCTGTGGTACCTCGCCGAGGCGCTGTCCCTGGAGCCTGCCCGGCCCGTCCACGCCGAGCTGCGCCGCGCGCTCGACGAGACCGACCGGCTCACCCGGCAGGACGCGGACGTCCTGGCGGGCTACGACGTCGCGCCGCACCGCGCCGCCGTCAACGAACTGCTGCTGCGGACGAGCGAGCTGGTCAGGTCCGGGCACCGGGGGCAGGACCGGCGCGGGGCCGACCTCATCGGCGCCCGCCTGCGCGGGGCCGACCTGCGGGGGGCGAACCTGCGGGGCGCGTACCTGATCGGCGCCGACCTGCGCGGGGCCGACCTGCGCGCGGCCGACCTCATCGGCGCCGACCTGCGCGGCGTGAACCTCGCGGGCGCCGACCTGACCGGCGCGATCTTCCTCACCCAGGCCCAGCTCAACGCCGCCCAGGGCGACGCGGCGACCCGTGTCCCGCCCGCGCTGGCCCGCCCCGCGCACTGGCCCGCCGGCCGGCCGGAGCCGCGGGCGACGACCGGCCGCCACCGGCGGCGTCCCCCCCGGCCCCGCCGCCGCTGA